Proteins from one Capricornis sumatraensis isolate serow.1 chromosome 2, serow.2, whole genome shotgun sequence genomic window:
- the KCNA10 gene encoding potassium voltage-gated channel subfamily A member 10, with amino-acid sequence MDVCGWKEMEVALVNFDNSDEIQEEPGYATDFDPTTPKARPGRSPFSNWKTLVNDSTSHETVFSKLPGDCFDSPGPETVVLNEGNQRVIINIAGLRFETQLRTLSQFPETLLGDREKRMQFFDSMRNEYFFDRNRPSFDGILYYYQSGGKIRRPANVPIDVFADEISFYELGSEAMDQFREDEGFIKDPETLLPTNDIHRQFWLLFEYPESSSAARGVAVVSVLVVIISITIFCLETLPEFREDRELKVVRDPSLNMSKTVLSHTLFTDPFFMVESTCIVWFTFELVLRFMVCPSKADFFRNIMNVIDIISIIPYFATLITELVQETEPSAQQNMSLAILRIIRLVRVFRIFKLSRHSKGLQILGQTLKASMRELGLLIFFLFIGVILFSSAVYFAEVDEPESHFSSIPDGFWWAVVTMTTVGYGDMCPTTPGGKIVGTLCAIAGVLTIALPVPVIVSNFNYFYHRETENEEKQSIPGEIEKILNSAGSRMGSIDSLSKTNGGCSAEKSRK; translated from the coding sequence ATGGATGTGTGTGGTTGGAAAGAAATGGAGGTTGCTCTGGTCAACTTTGATAACTCAGACGAAATCCAGGAAGAGCCAGGCTATGCCACAGACTTTGACCCAACCACCCCAAAAGCCCGGCCTGGGAGGAGCCCCTTCTCCAACTGGAAGACCCTCGTCAACGACAGCACCAGCCATGAGACGGTCTTCTCCAAGCTCCCAGGAGACTGCTTTGATTCCCCAGGGCCTGAGACAGTGGTCTTAAATGAAGGAAACCAGCGGGTGATCATCAACATTGCTGGCCTGAGGTTCGAGACCCAGCTCAGAACCCTCAGTCAGTTCCCAGAGACCCTCCTGGGAGATCGGGAGAAAAGGATGCAGTTCTTTGACTCCATGAGAAATGAGTACTTCTTTGACAGGAACCGGCCTAGCTTTGATGGGATCCTGTACTATTACCAATCTGGTGGGAAGATTCGGCGCCCAGCCAACGTCCCTATCGACGTCTTTGCAGACGAGATCTCCTTCTACGAGCTGGGCAGTGAGGCCATGGACCAGTTCCGAGAGGACGAAGGCTTCATCAAAGATCCTGAGACACTGCTCCCCACCAATGACATCCACCGGCAGTTCTGGCTCCTCTTCGAGTACCCCGAGAGCTCCAGTGCTGCCCGTGGTGTGGCCGTAGTCTCCGTCTTGGTCGTGATcatctccatcaccatcttctgccTGGAGACCCTTCCTGAGTTCCGAGAGGATAGGGAGCTGAAGGTGGTGAGAGACCCCAGCCTCAACATGAGCAAAACAGTCCTCTCTCACACCTTGTTCACTGACCCTTTCTTCATGGTGGAGTCCACCTGCATCGTGTGGTTCACCTTCGAGCTGGTGCTCCGGTTCATGGTCTGCCCCAGCAAGGCTGACTTCTTCAGGAACATCATGAACGTCATCGACATCATCTCCATCATCCCCTACTTCGCAACCCTCATCACGGAGCTGGTCCAGGAGACAGAGCCGAGTGCCCAGCAGAACATGTCCCTGGCCATCCTGAGGATCATCCGCCTGGTGAGGGTCTTCCGCATCTTCAAGCTCTCCCGCCACTCCAAGGGGCTGCAGATCCTGGGGCAGACGCTGAAGGCTTCCATGCGGGAGCTGGGGCTGctcatcttcttcctcttcatcggcgtcatcctcttctccagcgCCGTCTACTTTGCCGAGGTGGATGAGCCAGAGTCCCATTTCTCCAGCATTCCTGATGGCTTCTGGTGGGCGGTGGTCACCATGACAACTGTGGGCTATGGGGACATGTGCCCGACCACCCCAGGGGGGAAAATCGTGGGTACTCTGTGTGCCATCGCAGGGGTCCTCACCATTGCCCTCCCTGTGCCTGTTATTGTCTCCAACTTTAACTACTTCTACCATCGGGAAACTGAGAATGAGGAGAAGCAGAGCATCCCAGGAGAAATTGAGAAAATCCTCAACAGCGCGGGCTCAAGAATGGGCAGCATAGACTCTCTTAGCAAGACCAACGGTGGCTGCTCTGCAGAGAAGTCCAGGAAGTGA